One genomic region from Rosa rugosa chromosome 1, drRosRugo1.1, whole genome shotgun sequence encodes:
- the LOC133709991 gene encoding linamarin synthase 2-like isoform X1, which produces MGSTQLGAKELHAVCVPFPAQGHVNPMMQLAKLLHSRGFRITFVNTEFNHRRLIRSRGSDSVKGLPDFQFETIPDGLPPSDKDATQDVPALCDSTRKTCLGPFKELVTKLNSSSEVPQITCIISDGITGFGREVAKELGIPEVQFWTASACGFMAYLQYSELVKRGIVPFKEMDRLLYVRLATKVHLQNCRERGWGFLGLCHVERVDLNGRLYVHWIVSPKFCSYSWLSIKQPVLPLILSSLHVLILQYESFMQDGTLDKPIDWIPGMKNMRLKDIPSFIRVTDVKDIMFDFLGSEAQNCLKSSAIILNTFDEFEHEVLEEILAMFPNIYTTGPLALLGRHVPENKLVKSLSSGLWKEDAKCLEWLDKQKPDSVVYVNYGSVTMMTDQHLKEFAWGLANSKHPFLWIVRPDVVKGDSVLLPEEFFEEIKDRGYIVSWCPQGQVLAHPSVGVFLTHCGWNSTIETISEGVPVICWPFFAEQQTNCRFLCTDWGIGMEVNNDVKRDEIEALVKEMLEGQKGMKMKQKAKEWKKKAKEATAIGGSSYNNFDKFIKEALQKE; this is translated from the exons ATGGGTTCAACACAGTTAGGAGCCAAAGAACTCCATGCAGTCTGCGTCCCTTTCCCAGCACAAGGCCATGTTAACCCCATGATGCAATTAGCCAAGCTTCTGCACTCCAGGGGATTCCGCATAACATTTGTCAACACCGAGTTCAACCACCGGCGTTTAATCCGGTCCAGAGGTTCTGACTCGGTCAAAGGACTACCGGACTTCCAATTCGAGACCATACCGGACGGGTTGCCACCTTCAGATAAAGATGCAACACAAGATGTCCCGGCTTTATGTGACTCCACCAGGAAAACATGTCTAGGCCCTTTTAAGGAGCTGGTGACTAAGCTCAATTCTTCATCTGAAGTGCCACAGATTACTTGTATAATTTCTGATGGTATCACGGGATTTGGGAGGGAAGTTGCTAAGGAACTAGGGATTCCTGAGGTTCAGTTTTGGACTGCTTCTGCTTGTGGCTTCATGGCGTACCTGCAATACAGCGAACTTGTTAAACGAGGCATTGTTCCATTCAAAG AAATGGATAGGCTTCTCTATGTAAGGCTGGCCACTAAGGTTCATTTGCAGAATTGCAGGGAACGTGGGTGGGGGTTCTTGGGCCTTTGTCATGTAGAACGAGTAGATCTTAATGGCAGGCTCTACGTACATTGGATAGTCTCTCCTAAGTTTTGCTCCTACTCTTGGCTTTCAATTAAGCAACCTGTTCTCCCTCTCATATTGTCATCTTTGCATGTACTTATACTTCAGT ATGAAAGTTTCATGCAAGATGGTACACTCGATAAGCCAATTGATTGGATCCCAGGCATGAAGAATATGAGGCTCAAGGACATCCCTAGCTTCATCAGAGTCACTGATGTCAAAGACATAATGTTCGACTTCTTGGGATCCGAAGCACAAAACTGCTTGAAATCCTCTGCAATCATCCTCAACACGTTTGATGAATTTGAGCATGAAGTGTTAGAAGAAATCTTAGCCATGTTTCCCAACATTTATACAACAGGTCCACTTGCTTTGCTTGGTAGGCACGTGCCTGAAAACAAATTGGTCAAGTCCCTCAGCTCAGGCTTATGGAAAGAAGATGCAAAATGCCTCGAATGGCTTGACAAACAGAAACCCGATTCGGTTGTGTATGTGAATTATGGGAGCGTAACTATGATGACAGACCAACATTTGAAAGAATTTGCATGGGGGCTTGCAAATAGCAAGCACCCTTTTTTGTGGATTGTTAGGCCTGATGTGGTAAAAGGGGATTCAGTTCTCTTACCCGAAGAATTTTTCGAGGAGATTAAGGATAGGGGTTACATAGTAAGTTGGTGTCCACAGGGGCAAGTGCTAGCACATCCATCAGTCGGGGTTTTTCTAACACATTGTGGTTGGAATTCTACTATTGAAACTATATCAGAGGGTGTGCCTGTAATTTGCTGGCCTTTCTTTGCTGAGCAACAGACGAATTGTCGTTTCCTGTGTACTGATTGGGGAATAGGTATGGAGGTAAACAATGATGTTAAGCGCGACGAGATTGAAGCGCTTGTTAAGGAAATGCTAGAAGGGCAAAAAGGCATGAAGATGAAGCAAAAGGCAAAGGAAtggaaaaagaaagcaaaagaagcTACTGCTATTGGAGGATCATCTTACAATAATTTTGACAAATTTATTAAGGAGGCTCTGCAGAAGGAATAA
- the LOC133709991 gene encoding linamarin synthase 2-like isoform X2 — MGSTQLGAKELHAVCVPFPAQGHVNPMMQLAKLLHSRGFRITFVNTEFNHRRLIRSRGSDSVKGLPDFQFETIPDGLPPSDKDATQDVPALCDSTRKTCLGPFKELVTKLNSSSEVPQITCIISDGITGFGREVAKELGIPEVQFWTASACGFMAYLQYSELVKRGIVPFKDESFMQDGTLDKPIDWIPGMKNMRLKDIPSFIRVTDVKDIMFDFLGSEAQNCLKSSAIILNTFDEFEHEVLEEILAMFPNIYTTGPLALLGRHVPENKLVKSLSSGLWKEDAKCLEWLDKQKPDSVVYVNYGSVTMMTDQHLKEFAWGLANSKHPFLWIVRPDVVKGDSVLLPEEFFEEIKDRGYIVSWCPQGQVLAHPSVGVFLTHCGWNSTIETISEGVPVICWPFFAEQQTNCRFLCTDWGIGMEVNNDVKRDEIEALVKEMLEGQKGMKMKQKAKEWKKKAKEATAIGGSSYNNFDKFIKEALQKE; from the exons ATGGGTTCAACACAGTTAGGAGCCAAAGAACTCCATGCAGTCTGCGTCCCTTTCCCAGCACAAGGCCATGTTAACCCCATGATGCAATTAGCCAAGCTTCTGCACTCCAGGGGATTCCGCATAACATTTGTCAACACCGAGTTCAACCACCGGCGTTTAATCCGGTCCAGAGGTTCTGACTCGGTCAAAGGACTACCGGACTTCCAATTCGAGACCATACCGGACGGGTTGCCACCTTCAGATAAAGATGCAACACAAGATGTCCCGGCTTTATGTGACTCCACCAGGAAAACATGTCTAGGCCCTTTTAAGGAGCTGGTGACTAAGCTCAATTCTTCATCTGAAGTGCCACAGATTACTTGTATAATTTCTGATGGTATCACGGGATTTGGGAGGGAAGTTGCTAAGGAACTAGGGATTCCTGAGGTTCAGTTTTGGACTGCTTCTGCTTGTGGCTTCATGGCGTACCTGCAATACAGCGAACTTGTTAAACGAGGCATTGTTCCATTCAAAG ATGAAAGTTTCATGCAAGATGGTACACTCGATAAGCCAATTGATTGGATCCCAGGCATGAAGAATATGAGGCTCAAGGACATCCCTAGCTTCATCAGAGTCACTGATGTCAAAGACATAATGTTCGACTTCTTGGGATCCGAAGCACAAAACTGCTTGAAATCCTCTGCAATCATCCTCAACACGTTTGATGAATTTGAGCATGAAGTGTTAGAAGAAATCTTAGCCATGTTTCCCAACATTTATACAACAGGTCCACTTGCTTTGCTTGGTAGGCACGTGCCTGAAAACAAATTGGTCAAGTCCCTCAGCTCAGGCTTATGGAAAGAAGATGCAAAATGCCTCGAATGGCTTGACAAACAGAAACCCGATTCGGTTGTGTATGTGAATTATGGGAGCGTAACTATGATGACAGACCAACATTTGAAAGAATTTGCATGGGGGCTTGCAAATAGCAAGCACCCTTTTTTGTGGATTGTTAGGCCTGATGTGGTAAAAGGGGATTCAGTTCTCTTACCCGAAGAATTTTTCGAGGAGATTAAGGATAGGGGTTACATAGTAAGTTGGTGTCCACAGGGGCAAGTGCTAGCACATCCATCAGTCGGGGTTTTTCTAACACATTGTGGTTGGAATTCTACTATTGAAACTATATCAGAGGGTGTGCCTGTAATTTGCTGGCCTTTCTTTGCTGAGCAACAGACGAATTGTCGTTTCCTGTGTACTGATTGGGGAATAGGTATGGAGGTAAACAATGATGTTAAGCGCGACGAGATTGAAGCGCTTGTTAAGGAAATGCTAGAAGGGCAAAAAGGCATGAAGATGAAGCAAAAGGCAAAGGAAtggaaaaagaaagcaaaagaagcTACTGCTATTGGAGGATCATCTTACAATAATTTTGACAAATTTATTAAGGAGGCTCTGCAGAAGGAATAA